The Mercurialis annua linkage group LG8, ddMerAnnu1.2, whole genome shotgun sequence genome window below encodes:
- the LOC126661977 gene encoding uncharacterized protein LOC126661977: protein MEFDMKRIMRNTFEEEECMRLDMIDGIVEELFPVSKVTFHSDKTHETTRKEYSNEDEPKAKNLFRRESVTPPSYITPRKVELKTLPSHLRYVFLGDNMTLPIIISNNLSEIQEARVVKVVKQHILAIGWQISDIRGISPSVVMHKIHLESEPRASAQRQRCLNPNMKEVVHKEIVKLLDTGIIYPISDSAWVSPVQCPKKGGMTVIENDKGEQISTRTITGWRVCIDYRKLNTETRKDHFPLPFIDQMLERVAGHAYYCFLNGYSGYNQILIFPDDQEKTTFTCPYGTFAYHRMSFGLCNAPATFQRCMTSIFADMIEYIMKVFMDAFSCHFMVEEGIVLVHKISKDGIEVDRAKTKIIEKLPPPTTIKGVRAFLGHAGLKEALISAPIISSPDWTLPFKLMCDARDIALACFDIKIRDKKGTENVVADHLSRLEIPELILSGVEINETFSDEMLMLLSEVETSWYADIANYLSSEIMPPDLTYHQRKKFLSDAKWFLWEEPYLFKVCGDGILRRCVPLQEMMPILSQCHSSDYAGHYGTSRTAARVLECDFFWPTLFRDAKDFVSHCDRCQRVGNISKRDEMPLTTIQEVELFDVWGIDFMGPFSVSFGKQYILCLCFSEN, encoded by the exons atggagtttgatatgaaaagAATCATGCGAAACACTTTTGAAGAGGAAGAATGCATGAGATTGGATATGATTGATGGAATCGTGGAAGAACTTTTTCCGGTTTCAAAAGTCACATTCCATTCCGATAAGACACATGAGACCACCAGAAAAGAATATTCAAATGAAGATGAGCCGAAAGCCAAAAATTTGTTTAGAAGAGAAAGTGTTACACCACCTTCTTATATTACTCCACGAAAAGTTGAGCTAAAAACGCTACCATCTCACTTACGGTATGTGTTTCTAGGCGACAACATGACACTTCCCATCATCATCTCAAACAACTTGTCAGAAATACAAGAAGCAAGAGTTGTCAAAGTggtgaagcaacatatattggcgATTGGTTGGCAAATTTCGGACATTCGAGGAATTAGTCCATCGGTGGTAATGCACAAGATCCATCTAGAAAGTGAGCCACGAGCCTCGGCTCAAAGACAACGATGcttgaatccaaatatgaaAGAGGTCGTGCACAAAGAGATAGTAAAGCTTCTCGACACCGGAATTATATACCCCATATCCGATAGTGCGTGGGTTAGTCCCGTTCAATGCCCAAAGAAAGGGGGGATGACGGTGATTGAAAACGATAAGGGTGAGCAAATTTCCACAAGGACGATAACGGGATGGCGTGTTTGTATTGACTACCGCAAGTTAAATACGGAGACGAGGAAAGACCATTTTCCGTtgccatttatcgatcaaatgttggagCGGGTAGCGGGCCATGCTTACTATTGTTTTCTCAATGGATATTCCGGAtacaatcaaattcttatctttccggatgaccaagagaaaacaactttCACATGTCCTTATGGAACGTTTGCTTACCACAGGATGTCATTCGGTCTTTGTAATGCACCGGCAACATTTCAGCGATGTATGACCTCCATCTTTGCCGACATGATTGAATATATTATGAAGGTCTTCATGGATGCTTTTTCG tgccatttcatggtagagGAAGGAATTGTCTTGGTACATAAAATCTCCAAAGACGGCATTGAAGTTGATAGAGCGAAAACGAAAATCATCGAAAAATTACCACCGCCAACTACCATAAAGGGAGTTCGTGCTTTCCTAGGGCACGCAGG GTTAAAGGAAGCACTTATCTCGGCCCCAATTATTTCATCACCTGATTGGACTCTTCCTTTCAAACTTATGTGTGATGCAAGAGATATAGCACTTGCATGC tttgacatcaAAATTCGCGACAAGAAAGGAACGGAGAACGTCGTCGCCGACCACTTGTCAAGGTTAGAGATTCCGGAACTAATTTTAAGTGgcgtagagattaatgaaacgtTTTCGGATGAGATGTTGATGTTACTTTCGGAGGTAGAAACGTCATGGTATGCGGATATTGCAAACTATCTATCTTCGGAAATCATGCCACCGGACTTGACTTACCACCAAAGGAAGAAATTCTTGAGCGATGCCAAATGGTTTCTATGGGAGGAACCATACCTCTTCAAGGTGTGTGGAGATGGGATTTTGAGGAGATGTGTACCACTACAAGAGATGATGCCTATACTTAGTCAATGCCACTCATCGGATTACGCGGGTCATTATGGTACATCTAGGACTGCCGCTCGTGTGCTAGAGTGCGATTTCTTTTGGCCTACGCTATTTCGAGATGCAAAAGACTTTGTTAGTCATTGCGATAGATGCCAAAGAGTGGGGAACATATCTAAGCGAGATGAGATGCCGCTTACCACCATTCAAGAAGTGGAACTTTTTGATGTTTGGGGGATAGACTTCATGGGTCCGTTTTCAGTGTCGTTTGGGAAACAATACATATTG TGTCTG tgtttcagtgaaAATTAG